A region from the bacterium BMS3Abin08 genome encodes:
- the malP_1 gene encoding maltodextrin phosphorylase, protein MELLIYNSSIITGILLIIEQAYRAGNTDPLPASGMPKPGLPYSDHISPGTGLFRRMNVESFSLNDYTRGPKIAYFSMEIGLRSDIPTYSGGLGVLAGDTIRSAADLKLPIVAVTLLTKKGYFRQDIDDNGRQIESPDDWNPRDFMSPLGDRVKVFIEEREVYVGAWVYIQKSVTGGMVPILCLDTDIEENHEQDRSITHYLYGGDESYRLKQEIVLGIGGVRMLDSLGFEIRKYHMNEGHSSLLILELLRKFRKDIEEVWDEHLVWDIEKVRGLCVFTTHTPVKAGHDKFSYELVERILCDVVPIDVIKEFGGQERLNMTMLALNLSNYINGVAKKHREVSQNMFPGYEIHAVTNGVHSYTWTSDPFRRIYDRYLPGWANEPEIFVRVGKIPKEEIWAAHMEAKRTLIDTVREDTGMQMSDEVLTIGFARRATAYKRADLIFSDIDRLVEIGQGKIQIIYAGKAHPRDETGKGLIKRIFEISERLGDRIRVAYLRNYNMDLALKMVSGVDVWLNTPLRPYEASGTSGMKAAHNGVVNFSVLDGWWIEGHIEGYTGWAIGPPPDVPADPSRDAEDLYLKLQNTVIPTYYENRKGWIKMMENAIGKIAYYFNSHRMMRRYVTEAYIR, encoded by the coding sequence TTGGAACTTCTCATTTACAACTCTTCCATAATTACTGGAATACTCCTTATAATAGAACAGGCTTACCGGGCCGGCAATACCGATCCCCTCCCTGCTTCAGGCATGCCTAAGCCCGGTCTTCCATACAGCGATCATATAAGTCCCGGGACGGGTCTTTTCAGGAGGATGAATGTGGAGAGTTTTTCTTTAAATGATTACACGCGCGGTCCTAAAATCGCCTATTTCTCCATGGAGATAGGGCTCAGAAGTGACATCCCAACCTACAGTGGCGGGCTCGGGGTGCTTGCGGGGGACACAATCAGGTCTGCTGCCGATCTGAAACTCCCCATAGTGGCAGTGACGCTGCTTACCAAGAAGGGATATTTCCGGCAGGATATCGACGATAACGGCCGGCAGATAGAATCACCTGATGACTGGAACCCCCGCGACTTCATGTCTCCCCTCGGGGATAGGGTAAAGGTGTTTATCGAGGAAAGGGAGGTTTATGTCGGTGCATGGGTCTATATTCAGAAGAGTGTCACAGGTGGGATGGTGCCGATACTTTGCCTCGATACCGATATCGAAGAAAACCATGAACAGGACAGGTCTATAACCCACTATCTTTACGGTGGTGACGAATCATACAGGTTAAAACAGGAGATAGTCCTGGGGATCGGCGGGGTAAGGATGCTTGACAGTCTCGGGTTCGAGATCAGGAAGTATCATATGAACGAAGGGCATTCAAGTCTCCTGATCCTTGAACTTCTCAGGAAGTTCAGGAAGGATATTGAAGAGGTCTGGGATGAACATCTTGTCTGGGATATTGAAAAGGTCAGGGGGCTTTGTGTCTTTACCACCCACACCCCCGTTAAGGCCGGGCACGACAAATTCTCCTATGAACTCGTGGAGAGGATTCTCTGTGACGTGGTTCCCATCGACGTTATCAAGGAATTCGGGGGGCAGGAACGTCTGAACATGACAATGCTGGCGCTTAATCTCAGCAACTATATAAACGGGGTTGCAAAAAAGCACCGCGAGGTCTCACAGAACATGTTCCCGGGATATGAGATTCATGCCGTCACCAACGGTGTTCATTCATACACATGGACCTCTGACCCCTTCAGGAGGATTTACGACAGGTATCTGCCGGGATGGGCCAATGAACCGGAGATATTTGTAAGGGTGGGAAAGATTCCCAAAGAGGAGATCTGGGCTGCCCACATGGAGGCAAAGAGAACCCTGATCGACACTGTCCGCGAAGATACCGGGATGCAGATGAGCGATGAAGTCCTCACAATCGGTTTTGCCAGACGTGCAACCGCATACAAACGCGCTGACCTTATTTTTTCCGATATAGACAGGCTGGTGGAGATAGGCCAGGGGAAGATACAGATTATATATGCAGGCAAGGCGCACCCAAGGGATGAAACGGGGAAGGGGCTGATCAAGAGGATATTTGAAATCTCCGAAAGATTAGGGGACAGGATCAGGGTGGCCTATCTCAGGAACTACAACATGGATCTTGCTCTGAAGATGGTTTCAGGGGTGGATGTTTGGTTAAACACACCCTTAAGACCATACGAGGCCTCAGGCACAAGCGGGATGAAGGCAGCCCATAACGGTGTGGTGAACTTCAGTGTCCTCGACGGATGGTGGATAGAGGGGCATATTGAGGGGTACACGGGTTGGGCGATAGGTCCCCCACCTGATGTGCCGGCCGATCCTTCAAGGGATGCCGAAGACCTTTACCTGAAACTTCAGAATACCGTGATCCCCACATATTATGAAAACAGAAAGGGCTGGATCAAGATGATGGAGAATGCAATCGGGAAGATAGCCTATTACTTCAACTCACACAGGATGATGAGAAGGTATGTAACAGAGGCATATATCAGGTAG
- a CDS encoding sprT-like family protein: MNIKGIIERAVGRKVDITLTDNRTNIISFRESRGRIVLRIQRVFTEAPLDVILEIADLVRDPSRKTPLIDDFFRRKKWKIKKRPHISDRIEPLGRVYNLEKIFDKLNREYFSDEVRANITWGRRSPARSVRKRTLGSYNAETGTIRINPMLDSVRVPLFFIEYVVYHEMLHAKLGIRRNSNGRLRIHTREFKEMEGSFRYYKSAVEWEKRIA, translated from the coding sequence ATGAACATTAAGGGCATAATTGAGAGGGCCGTGGGCAGGAAGGTCGATATAACCCTGACGGACAACAGGACAAATATAATAAGCTTCAGGGAATCAAGGGGAAGAATAGTTCTCAGAATTCAAAGGGTTTTTACCGAGGCGCCACTGGACGTAATCCTTGAGATAGCGGATCTGGTCAGGGACCCCTCAAGAAAGACCCCCCTCATCGATGATTTCTTCAGGCGCAAGAAATGGAAAATAAAGAAAAGGCCACACATTTCAGACAGGATCGAGCCGCTTGGGCGGGTCTATAACCTGGAGAAGATATTCGACAAACTCAACAGGGAGTATTTCTCGGACGAGGTAAGGGCAAATATAACCTGGGGTAGACGTTCGCCGGCCAGGTCCGTACGTAAGCGCACCCTGGGCAGTTACAACGCTGAAACAGGGACCATCAGGATCAACCCCATGCTGGACAGTGTAAGGGTTCCGCTGTTTTTTATTGAGTATGTGGTCTACCATGAAATGCTGCATGCCAAGCTGGGCATCAGACGTAACAGCAATGGCAGGCTCCGGATCCATACAAGGGAATTCAAGGA
- the gap gene encoding glyceraldehyde-3-phosphate dehydrogenase yields the protein MAVKVGINGFGRIGRNFFRTSMEQDDFEIAAINDLTDAKTLAHLLKYDSVHGIFSSDVSATDDSIVVNGKEIKVTAITEPSKLPWRETEVEFVIESTGRFRDKETASQHLDAGARWVIISAPANDPDITVCLGVNEESMDIHNHRIISNASCTTNCLSPVAKVLNNEFGITRGLMTTIHSYTNDQRILDLPHKDLRRARAAAMNMIPTTTGAAKAVGLVLPELRGKLDGMSIRVPTPNVSVVDLVAELSRDVSLEEVNAALKNAAEGPLKGILQYSEEPLVSTDFNGNSHSSIVDATITKVLENRMVKVLAWYDNEWGYSSRLRDLILYIIKNR from the coding sequence ATGGCGGTTAAGGTCGGGATTAACGGGTTCGGCAGGATTGGGCGCAACTTTTTCAGGACCTCTATGGAACAGGACGATTTTGAGATTGCAGCGATCAATGACCTTACAGATGCAAAGACCCTTGCACATCTCCTGAAGTATGACTCGGTCCACGGGATCTTCTCCTCCGATGTCTCTGCAACTGATGATTCAATAGTCGTTAACGGGAAGGAAATCAAGGTTACGGCGATTACCGAACCCTCAAAGCTCCCCTGGAGGGAGACAGAGGTGGAATTCGTAATCGAATCCACCGGGAGGTTCAGGGACAAGGAGACGGCATCACAGCATCTTGATGCAGGTGCCCGGTGGGTTATCATATCGGCACCGGCAAATGACCCCGATATCACCGTATGTCTGGGAGTGAATGAGGAATCCATGGACATACATAACCACCGGATTATCTCCAATGCATCCTGTACCACGAACTGTCTCTCCCCTGTAGCTAAGGTGCTGAACAACGAGTTTGGTATTACAAGGGGATTAATGACCACTATTCATTCTTATACCAATGATCAAAGAATCCTCGACCTCCCACACAAGGATCTCAGGCGGGCCAGGGCTGCAGCGATGAATATGATTCCCACCACCACCGGAGCTGCAAAGGCGGTAGGGCTGGTGTTGCCGGAACTCAGGGGCAAACTGGACGGGATGTCCATCCGCGTACCCACACCGAATGTGTCTGTCGTCGACCTGGTTGCCGAACTCTCAAGGGATGTTTCCCTGGAAGAGGTCAACGCTGCACTGAAGAACGCTGCCGAAGGTCCACTCAAGGGTATCCTGCAGTACTCGGAGGAACCACTCGTCTCAACGGACTTCAACGGAAACAGCCATTCATCGATAGTGGATGCCACCATAACAAAGGTACTGGAGAACCGTATGGTTAAGGTTCTTGCATGGTATGACAACGAGTGGGGATACAGCAGCAGGCTGCGTGACCTCATACTGTATATTATAAAAAACAGATAA
- a CDS encoding thiol-disulfide oxidoreductase, with translation MAIYNNYYLKIILLCLPLILLSGCSNVKVYDIGERVEDFTLPSLNGDAVSLNDYSGRVIFIEFFNTW, from the coding sequence ATGGCAATCTATAATAATTATTATTTAAAAATAATCCTGCTATGCCTTCCCCTGATACTCCTTTCCGGATGCAGCAATGTAAAAGTATATGATATAGGGGAGAGGGTGGAAGACTTCACCCTTCCATCTCTAAATGGAGACGCAGTAAGTCTGAATGATTACAGTGGACGGGTCATATTTATTGAATTCTTCAACACATGGTGA
- the lpxK gene encoding tetraacyldisaccharide 4'-kinase has translation MSPIEYLYYLGYRVDRSLKTSRRRRLYARTVSVGNITLGGAGKTPLVISLVTEAVKRGLRSCILTRGYRGRAKDSALVSIGNGPLIRWEAAGDEPYYMATRLKGVWIVKDRNRYRGSLVAGGMDIFILDDGYQHWQLERDMDILVIDANRPFGNNRLLPLGRLREPLDAMERADIILINHSREKRADLESDIRRYNTSARIFYSYYHPSGLVTPGGQSLSLARVEGKKVLAFSGIGSPENFLKTLRGIGLGIAGHVPFRDHHLYSGEDFDMILRRADRAGAEVILTTEKDLVKIRKHAESRDCPPLYALRVDLEIFDEKFYDIIFEDPGGSDD, from the coding sequence ATGTCTCCGATAGAGTATCTATACTATCTGGGCTACAGGGTCGACAGATCTCTGAAGACTTCCAGAAGGAGACGTCTCTATGCAAGAACGGTAAGCGTTGGCAATATCACCCTCGGGGGGGCCGGAAAGACTCCACTTGTCATATCCCTTGTCACCGAGGCGGTAAAAAGGGGCCTGAGGTCCTGCATACTCACCCGTGGATACCGGGGCAGGGCAAAGGACTCAGCCCTGGTCAGTATAGGCAACGGCCCCCTTATCAGATGGGAGGCGGCAGGCGATGAGCCATACTATATGGCCACCAGGCTAAAGGGTGTCTGGATAGTTAAGGACAGGAACCGCTACAGGGGGAGCCTTGTTGCAGGCGGGATGGATATCTTTATCCTGGACGACGGCTATCAGCACTGGCAACTTGAGCGTGATATGGATATACTCGTGATTGATGCCAATCGTCCCTTTGGAAATAACAGGCTCCTGCCCCTTGGCAGGCTGAGAGAGCCTTTAGATGCCATGGAAAGGGCGGATATTATCCTCATAAACCATTCCAGAGAAAAAAGGGCGGACCTTGAATCCGATATCAGGCGTTATAATACCTCCGCACGGATATTCTACTCCTATTACCATCCCTCGGGGCTCGTTACACCGGGAGGGCAATCCCTCTCTCTTGCACGGGTTGAGGGGAAGAAGGTCCTTGCCTTCTCGGGAATCGGGTCGCCGGAAAACTTTCTCAAGACACTGAGGGGTATAGGTCTGGGCATTGCCGGGCATGTGCCTTTCAGAGACCACCACTTATACAGCGGGGAGGATTTCGACATGATTCTGCGGAGGGCTGACAGGGCGGGAGCAGAGGTAATACTCACAACAGAGAAGGATTTGGTCAAGATCCGGAAACACGCGGAGTCCCGGGATTGTCCCCCGCTTTATGCCCTCAGGGTCGATCTTGAGATATTTGACGAAAAATTTTATGATATTATATTTGAAGACCCCGGAGGCAGCGATGACTAA
- the pgk/tpi_2 gene encoding bifunctional PGK/TIM: MKNNLNPSPIKDVIGKLTIEDLDLKGKRVFVRVDFNVPLDENLNITDDRRIRSSLPTINYAIDEGAKVILASHLGRPKGKVNPRDSLAPVAKRLRRLLNKEVIFSPDCVGHQVKNIIDKMQPGDVIVLENLRFHEGEEANDEGFAKGLAELADYYINDAFGTAHRNHASIVGIPKFIPSAAGFLLKKEIEYLKGVVNNPVRPFVAILGGAKVSGKIGVLENLEANVDKVLIGGGMAYTFIKAMGYEVGDSLVEKNMLETAQRIRKKLKARGVKFYLPVDCVIAHALEPGSETKIVPTLEIPPGWKALDIGPATARLFSEALQNAKTILWNGPMGVFEVDAFSRGTFAVARSVADAYALTIVGGGDTDLAVHQAGVSDSISFISTGGGATLQLLEGKELPGIAALTDKKS; the protein is encoded by the coding sequence ATGAAAAACAATCTCAATCCATCCCCGATCAAGGATGTCATCGGAAAGCTTACGATAGAAGACCTTGATCTTAAGGGAAAGAGGGTCTTTGTGAGGGTGGATTTCAACGTACCCCTCGACGAAAACCTCAATATTACAGATGACCGACGTATACGTTCGTCACTCCCAACCATAAACTATGCCATCGATGAAGGGGCAAAGGTTATTCTGGCCTCTCACCTCGGAAGGCCAAAGGGAAAGGTGAATCCCCGGGACAGCCTCGCCCCGGTTGCCAAGAGGCTGCGGAGGCTGCTTAACAAGGAGGTGATTTTCTCTCCTGACTGTGTAGGACATCAGGTAAAGAACATCATCGATAAGATGCAGCCCGGTGATGTTATAGTTCTCGAGAACCTGAGGTTCCACGAAGGGGAGGAGGCAAATGATGAAGGCTTCGCCAAGGGGCTTGCAGAACTTGCCGATTACTATATTAACGATGCATTCGGAACGGCCCACAGGAACCATGCCTCGATTGTGGGTATCCCAAAGTTCATTCCTTCGGCTGCCGGTTTTCTCCTGAAGAAGGAAATAGAGTACCTGAAAGGAGTGGTTAACAATCCTGTCCGTCCCTTTGTGGCCATCCTCGGTGGTGCAAAGGTCTCCGGCAAGATAGGTGTCCTTGAGAATCTCGAGGCAAATGTGGATAAGGTACTGATCGGCGGAGGCATGGCATATACATTCATCAAGGCAATGGGTTATGAGGTTGGAGATTCTCTCGTTGAGAAGAATATGCTTGAGACGGCACAGAGAATCAGGAAAAAGCTCAAGGCCAGGGGTGTGAAGTTTTACCTTCCCGTGGACTGTGTGATAGCCCATGCCCTTGAACCCGGGAGTGAGACAAAGATTGTCCCAACCCTTGAGATCCCACCGGGATGGAAGGCCCTTGATATCGGCCCGGCAACGGCCAGGCTCTTTTCAGAGGCGCTGCAAAACGCAAAAACAATACTCTGGAATGGACCGATGGGGGTATTTGAGGTTGATGCCTTCTCCAGGGGAACATTTGCCGTTGCCCGCTCTGTTGCAGATGCCTATGCCCTGACCATTGTGGGTGGAGGTGATACCGACCTCGCCGTTCACCAGGCAGGTGTGTCTGACAGCATATCCTTTATCTCCACCGGTGGAGGTGCCACCCTCCAGCTCCTTGAGGGCAAGGAACTACCGGGGATAGCGGCACTAACCGACAAGAAGAGCTGA